The Amphiprion ocellaris isolate individual 3 ecotype Okinawa chromosome 12, ASM2253959v1, whole genome shotgun sequence region TAGGTCACCCGTCTGACCTCTGAGGATGCCCTGTGGGATTCTTTTGCGACTTGGTTGTGAATTCCTGATCGTATTAGGATTAGGGGGAGTTTGGAGCCCAGGTTTGACAGGTTTTTTAGCTCTTGGTCGTGTTCTTCGAGCAGTGTTTGTGGTGGAGCAGCATGTAGGAGGATGTTTAGTCTCCAGTAATGATTAAGTAGGTGGTACATGTctaagtaacatccacatgaaggcAGGACCCAAACttccccagcagaacattgcactgTAGCGAAATTATGGAAGTTATGTATTTTAgctgtctgtggttttaatgttgtggctaaatGGTGCAAAATCTAGCtaataaagaacatttttaatattcagTAGGAGTTGTGTGTGAGTCCAAGTCTACTGAAATGATATGtagctctttagctgctaaatgtttcACAGTGCTAACTAGCTAGATGTAGCTTTGTGTCTCTGACTTTCATGGCAAGTAAAATACAGAGACATCAGAGTTTTGATGctgaaaattgaaaacaaaagaccaaaacactgagccaaagaaaaactaaaatcctGAGTTTAGCTGAGGGAAGCTGCAGGCTAGAAGGTGATAATTCTGTTCATCACTACAAGCAAGCATTTTCACAGTACTGATAGCAGTTTGATCCATTGTTAGTATGCATTGATctgtgcagctttaatttgagtaCACTTGAttgtgaaacacacacacatggatatGTAGTCCATCATCAGCTCTTATAGTTATGTAACTGTAATTCTGACCTTCCTCAAAAAGAACTGCTCACTATCCTGAGGCTAATCTCACCATCAACCGTTGTGACAAACCGTATGTTTAGAAGCTTTTTAGGCCTTTtcctgacaaaaagaaaaaagaaaaaaagaaaaaaaacagcctgaaaCTATGATGCACATGATGTGAAACTTAAGGCTTCAATTATCGTCATGATCAGGAAACCAAGGTTTTTTCAGTCAATCAATTTAAGGGGGTTATTTCAATAAGCAGGTGCACTGACTGAGGAGAAAAGCTGTCCTCActaaaattatgcattttacagttaaagaagcaaaataagcagattcagaaaaaaaaaaacacagaggccAAAACATAGCACGGGATTCATACAgcatgttaaaaatgtgcttaCATCAGAAGGAAATATTTAATCTAGGATCACTAATTGTCAAATCaaggaaatgagaaaaaccAACATCCTTGATAGGCGCTTATTTTTCCATCCTGTCCCAGATCTGATGGCTGCTGGTAAATTCCCATCACTACATCCTGGATGTTGTAATCattctgtttttcagctgcagctctcaccttgtttcacagtaaaaaataaaaaataaaaaaaagggcaTCAAACTGCCCACAGAGCCTCCTCAAACAATGAGGAAGCATCAGCACCAAAACTGAAATGCAGCGTGTCGCTCGTGTCGGATCATGTCAGCTAAAAATAACCTCTTTCCTGAAATCAGCAGTTTACAAAGAAGCACCAGTACAAAGTGCGGCTCTAGTAAATTTATGTTACTGCTGTATCAAAACAAGGAAGCGTAAAGATAAAGACACAGATAGAAGCTCACATGGATACAACCTGCtgcagtaaatgtttgaaattaatTTCTAACTAAAAGCACTAAAACAGGTCCAGTTTCATGAACTATGTGAGCAACAGCAGCggaacagatttgtttttcttacatGCTTCCACAGCTACAGTTCTGCTTATCATCCAGTCAGTGTGACACTATTCACAAAGATCTGCCAACACATTTTAAGCATCTGTCAAGATTTCTAAATAACAAGAATTGCCATCTTAACTAGTTTCTCTTTAGATTCATGTCTGTCCACACTCATAAAATGTTTGCAGTGAAGACTTTGAGGGATTTAATGAAAAGGTATGAAGTAAATTTATGCCAACAAACATGATTCTGATAGTCAATGTTTCAAGTATGGCTATTGCTTCAAAGAAGTGACAAATTCTAAAACATGAATGCCTCACATACATCGAAAACCCAGCACCACAAAGGATTTATTCAATTACTTCTGGAATATTGGTTCAGAATCTTATCATCATCTGAAATATAATCACAATTACcccttttgtttttgagttataGCACTGAATCCCcagacattttcttttacagaacaTCAAACATTATATTGACCATAACCTTTTACCTTttgaatataaaatgtcatttgtgTGGACATTTTCATATAATAAGCAAATGAATACTTCAGTTATGGCCAAAAACAAGTTTTaggaggtcacagtgacctttgaCCACCAATATCTAACCAGTTCGTTCTGGAATCCAACATTTGgtgccaaatttgaagaaagTCCCTCAAGCCATTCATGACTTATTCTGTTCACAAGAATGAACTGTTACAGACGGACACCCCTAAGAGATAATGCGTCCGACCACGGCCGTTACCAGCACGGAGGcataaaataaaagatttgaaaaCATATATGGGTTATAGCGGCCTGACTCTTGTAGTAATAGAATAGACCTGCTCAGTAGTTTGTTGATGCAGCAGCTCAACAGTTTTTGGGTTGATGGAAcaattgtttttgtatttaactAAAGAAAATGGCGAACTTACCATGTAACTGAGGAAACTGAAGTAGACACGTCCTTTGTGCCTGTAATGATaagagtgaatgaatgagcatCTTAAacaatttcaatcattttgaaaaATTCATTCAAAAATTGGCAGTGAGGTCCTTTAATCTCCACCATATATACAATATCATGCATTCTGCTGCTAAATACTAActtaaaacctaaaaaaatacagtgaaccCTGAGAGTTTACTTGGGCCCAACATACTCCAACCAAACCATTGAtagttttgttgatttttgccaATGAATTGAATACAGCAACAAATCTAAATCAAGTAAAGGGACTTTTTTCATTAAACTGACACAGATTTCCAAGTTCAAGTTGTTTACTCATGGTAAAATTGTAAAGCAGCtctttcattcatatttttatgttgaaaCAAGTTATGTTTTACGGTACCGGAAGGTTGAGTGAAGTACATTTTCAATCACAATCACAGCTTGAAATGGGCTTTACTAAACAGTTGAGAGGTTTTTAAAGCTAACCAACAGGCCATTTCATTTGCCATATTAATCCGTATTGTAATCACCGCTATTGTCATGTACTTGGCAGAACAACATATTCTCCACGAGCTGGAGAGGAGGAAGATCCTGGTGTACACGCCGTCCCGCTGTGTAAACGGCAAGAGGGTAGTCTGCTACGATGACCGGTACATCGTAAAGCTGGCCTTCGACTCAGATGGCATCATCGTGTCCAACGACAACTACCGAGACCTGCAGACTGAGAATCCCCAGTGGAAGAAGTTCATAGAGGAACGGCTGCTGATGTATACGTTCGCCAATGACaagtaaggctttttttgtgGACAGATTCTGAGGGGAAAGGaaaagtttgggttcatttCTACCCCACTATTGCACAATGAATTCCGCTAACGTTAATCTAACTGTATCTCTGTTCTGGGGCAGGTTCATGCCTCCAGATGATCCTCTGGGCAGAAATGGTCCCACTATTGATGATTTTCTCAGGAAGAAGCCATGGACCACAGATAATAAGCTGCAACACTGTCCATACGGTAGGTTCACATTGTGGTTTTGACCAGTTTACAGTCTCTTGTGCTGCACTAAAGGATTAAAAAGGCAACCTGAACAATGAGAACCAATCTAAGGTGACATTTCCATGTAAACTGGAACATTCCCGAACAACTAGCACCACAATGGCggcaacaaaacagcagcacatttttcCCCTCATAAACTGGTGCAGTCGCCAAATGACACCATGCAAGGGTCATCCAATTGCATCCAATATCAGCAGTTTCAAACCAAATTGCATCACACACAGTATAAGACCCACAGACACAGACGTAGAACCAAACTGCACTTTCAACACTGTTTTTGTTAATGCAAACTGTGAAACTCCAAAGCTAGCATAGCTGCAAAAAAGACTGATGAAACCAGAGCATCATCAGGAGACTCTAGCAGAAACGCAGTCAGCCAGTCTGGGAAGTACTGGACAGAAACCGATCGACCAAAGTGTATTTCTGAGATTATTCAACCGCTTTCCAAAAGATTTCATAAGACCAAAATGGCCCACAGAGGAAGTGTCAAGTCCCAAAACATCATCATTACTTGAGTTTCGAGATTTTGAGTCAACTGAAAAGTAAAAGCTCCAAACTGTGATTTCAACACAACATACTCCTTTCTTTGGTTTAGAGATTGTGACATTTGGTCAATCATTTCTTGTGCTTTCTTACTGTAAAACAGTGGAGATTCTTTTGGGGTAACCAGCAGGGGGCTctggtttttcttttctattcttATGTAGCAGCTGGGAAGCTTGAAATTTGTGGAAGGCCTCTCATCTGTCAGGAAGAGATTAGGTAAAGATTGGTTCTTTAACCCAGATAGCACAGTGGTAGCTGGATCCAAACAGCAGTCTGGATAACAACAATGATTCAAACATGTTAGCTGTGTGTCAAAAGCACAAATAAACTTGGAGGTCCAAGGGCTTACCCTGTGCTGACAAACACATGACATTTGTTTAAAGAGATGTAGGTTCACAGCTGTGTGGcccaataataaataattgtgcTTCCTTCTACCAGGTAAGAAGTGTACTTATGGAGTAAAGTGCAAGTTCTACCATCCAGAGAGGGCCAACCAGTCGCAGCTGTCTGTGGCTGATGAACTGAGAGCTCTAAGGGACAGAGCCAAGAACTTCTCCCCTGCTTCATATCCGGAGCTCAGATACACCTCGTCCACCCCTCCACCCCTGAACATAGACGACCACAGGGCTTCACCCAGCGAGCACTCCGTCTGTCAAAGGGATTCCAGCAGCCCCAGAAGCCAGCCGTACACCAGCCTGCACCACTTCCCGTGCCTGGACGTAGACGAAGCCTTCAGCTCCATGGAGAGCTCCATGTCCAGGCTCTACATCCAGGACAACCCCTACAGTCTGGAGCAGCCACTGCACAGCTACAGCAGCGGCGTGGCGAGCTACAGCCTGGGCCACGACGACTACTCCCTCTCAGGTTCGTATGGCAGCAGCAACCAGCATCTCTGCCTGAATCGAGGAGGTCTCTACCCTCATCAGAACGGCTCGTTGTCCTGCGACTGCTCCATGTGTGGCCAGTGCAGGTGTGGTCACCAGCAGGCCCGGCTGTCCCCCATCagccaccaccatcaccaccaccagccAGCGTGGAGCTCCTGCCCGGCGCTGCCGCCACATAACAGGGAACATCCCGCTCATTTCTCAGATAGCCAGTACGTCAGGCAAACCTCCAGAAGACACACCCACAGTCTGCCGAGGGACCCGTGGGTGCAGGGAAGCCTCTCGGGCCCTGTGCCGATCAGCAGGTCCAAGAGTCCGTCCAGCGAGCAGAGGAAGGGCCTGAGGAGCCAGCTGACCACGCTGTTCCCCCAGAGCATGGTGGAGCAGGTCATGAACGCTTACCCACATGTCTCAGACATGTCTGAACTGATTTCTCTGATTCAGAGCTACAGAACCAACCAAATCTCCTTCTAGACtgtaaagacttttttttttttggtgtcttcAAACTGAGCCCACATTGGAGTTCTCATCCCAGGAATGAAGTGAAAACTGAGAACATTTCTTCAAAAGACTGTGAATTTCAAATCAAATCTATTCTTCTAGTTTGAACTCATTACCCTTTAGCATTAAAAAGTGACTCAGTCGGATAAAGTCTAGATAATGCAGCAGACTGAATGCTATTTCTTTATCCTGTGTAAAAGTGCAATGCACTACGCTCCATATGAGCTACTTATTGTAGCACtgacaaatgttttatttaaagcagCATGTGTTGTTTTCCCATGTTGCCTCAAAGTGAGGAACGCTATGCCCTGTATTTCTGTAAAGAATGTCGATGGCAAGTTTTTAATATGAATTCTGAAggcttgtgtttctgctgtgccTGTGGAAAACAAAGAATACTCAAACCACTCGGGATATTTGTCTTTGTTGATCGTATGAAATTGTTTATAGATAGGTATGATAAACCTTCAACCTTTAATGGAAGAAGGtaatttaaatcaaatgttGCTGCGCTGCTCTCTGCTGGTAAAACCTTAAAATGTTGCCAAAACCCAATCGGTGTTGACGCAACAGGTGTTTTCCCACATACATGCTGCGACATGCTTTCATTCCCGTCTagtggatttttaatgtaaCGCTGTGTTTCCATAAAGTCATTGATTTAAGAATAACAGATTaagaaacaattaaacaaaaatggcaaagaaattGTAAAAAGTTCCCATGCATTCGATTTACTAATGCTGAAGTGATTGAAATCCAAATATGCCACTTTAGCTAAAGGTGGTTTTCAAGGTAAgtgtgtcaaacatacggcttGTGGCCCAGGATCGGCCCATTGGATGAAACTAACAGTTTTCGTGCATATAACAAGCTTTTTCTGAACAACGGGGAAAACAAAACTGTCTTCCAGACTCCTACATAAGCACTTAAATGACACTGGATACAGATACAACACCTAATACTGAGGCACTTGTTGAGGCAAAAAGGTGTGGGTTACCCCTCTGAATCAGAAAAACCCCAAATGGATTTGAAAGTCATagctactttaaaaaaaaactaaaagaaaacacagaaatgacagtATTTATCAGCTAGAAACTACATTGCTTGTCCAAAAAAGGctgccacttggatttaactaagcaaatggataagagccttccattggataattactggagtgatgaatatgtttcagctgcaccaacttatttaaccctagctgatacagtgaggagcttctcatttcttaaacaaccgtgtggaaagacata contains the following coding sequences:
- the LOC111578163 gene encoding probable ribonuclease ZC3H12D; its protein translation is MIQNKEARRRIPQSDSPEQKKSSESAMDHQQHAKVERFLKLGYSHSDILRVLESLRHDAQTNDILEELIKTCHTRSSNSSVPNSPKLVPRGCSPSSNQTRPGPDREPAAGFRPVVIDGSNVAMSHGDKKVFSCQGLQLAVNWFWDKGMRDITVFVPLWRKELPRPEAPITEQHILHELERRKILVYTPSRCVNGKRVVCYDDRYIVKLAFDSDGIIVSNDNYRDLQTENPQWKKFIEERLLMYTFANDKFMPPDDPLGRNGPTIDDFLRKKPWTTDNKLQHCPYGKKCTYGVKCKFYHPERANQSQLSVADELRALRDRAKNFSPASYPELRYTSSTPPPLNIDDHRASPSEHSVCQRDSSSPRSQPYTSLHHFPCLDVDEAFSSMESSMSRLYIQDNPYSLEQPLHSYSSGVASYSLGHDDYSLSGSYGSSNQHLCLNRGGLYPHQNGSLSCDCSMCGQCRCGHQQARLSPISHHHHHHQPAWSSCPALPPHNREHPAHFSDSQYVRQTSRRHTHSLPRDPWVQGSLSGPVPISRSKSPSSEQRKGLRSQLTTLFPQSMVEQVMNAYPHVSDMSELISLIQSYRTNQISF